One genomic window of Verrucomicrobiota bacterium includes the following:
- a CDS encoding glycosyltransferase family 4 protein, which yields MKLVLFAHTPPPHHGQSYMTQLLLDGLGGDARCRAPGSTQTPQGIEVFHVNARLSSGAEDIGRARWHKLFLLLRHCAEALWCRVRHGAAHLYYVPAAPARVPLYRDWMVMALCRPFFRTLTLHWHAAGLGEWIGTQARPWERAVTRWLLGGHALSLVLAESNRRDAEALGARRIEVVPNGIPDPCPDFESTVLPRRIARAKHHATLVSGASPAPQPGAEAGDDAAVFRVCFLGLCSQSKGVFDAVRAVQGLNQLHDSRGARLEATLTAAGSFPDAASREEFEQLAALAGRREDGSPVVRWVGFLDARDRNKLLHESDCFCFPTIYEAENLPLVVLEAMASGLPVVATRWRAIPEMLPAGWSLLVAPNSPAEVTARFELMLREPPDPLALRERFRARFTLSAHIESVARALRTLDASCQ from the coding sequence GGGCATCGAGGTTTTTCACGTCAACGCCCGGCTCTCCTCCGGCGCGGAGGACATCGGTCGCGCGCGATGGCACAAGCTGTTCCTGCTGCTCCGCCACTGTGCCGAGGCGTTGTGGTGCCGGGTTCGCCACGGAGCGGCGCATCTTTATTATGTGCCCGCAGCGCCCGCGCGCGTGCCGCTGTATCGCGACTGGATGGTGATGGCGCTGTGCCGGCCGTTCTTCCGCACCTTGACACTGCACTGGCATGCGGCCGGGCTTGGGGAATGGATCGGGACTCAAGCCCGCCCGTGGGAACGCGCGGTGACGCGCTGGCTGCTCGGTGGCCACGCCCTGAGCCTCGTGCTCGCGGAATCGAACCGGCGCGACGCCGAAGCGCTCGGCGCGCGCCGCATCGAAGTGGTGCCGAATGGAATTCCCGATCCCTGCCCGGATTTTGAGTCCACCGTGTTGCCGCGCCGCATCGCCCGTGCGAAGCATCACGCCACGCTTGTTTCAGGCGCATCACCGGCGCCGCAACCCGGAGCGGAGGCGGGAGATGATGCCGCCGTGTTCCGCGTCTGCTTCCTCGGATTGTGCTCGCAGAGCAAAGGGGTGTTTGATGCGGTCCGCGCGGTGCAAGGCCTCAACCAGCTTCACGACAGTCGGGGCGCTAGATTGGAGGCCACCCTCACCGCGGCGGGCTCGTTTCCGGATGCCGCCTCGCGCGAGGAATTCGAGCAACTCGCGGCGCTTGCCGGCCGTCGCGAGGACGGCTCGCCGGTGGTGCGCTGGGTGGGTTTTCTGGACGCGCGCGACCGGAACAAATTGCTCCACGAGAGCGACTGCTTTTGTTTCCCCACGATTTACGAGGCGGAGAACTTGCCGTTGGTCGTCCTGGAGGCAATGGCGTCCGGCCTCCCTGTGGTGGCGACCCGATGGAGGGCGATCCCCGAAATGCTTCCCGCTGGGTGGTCGCTGCTGGTGGCGCCCAATTCACCTGCGGAGGTCACGGCCAGATTCGAGCTGATGCTGCGTGAACCACCCGACCCTCTGGCGCTTCGCGAGCGGTTTCGCGCGCGATTCACACTGAGCGCCCACATCGAGTCCGTCGCCCGGGCGCTTCGAACGCTGGATGCGTCCTGCCAATGA